A genome region from Gossypium hirsutum isolate 1008001.06 chromosome A04, Gossypium_hirsutum_v2.1, whole genome shotgun sequence includes the following:
- the LOC121228102 gene encoding uncharacterized protein, translating to MAKYEAKFLRLSHYARGMVASKYKRCIRFEDGVRDKLRVLITPHRERNFSTLVEKAKIAEEVKHAEHQNRDLERGKNKRDSEPSSSTQRPKKKARTNGPIRAGPFVTITGLQPCTDYGRRHQGKCWRRTGACLRCGSLKHCIRECLLRANQMQALGTGTAQPQRGVQQPPRVHGQAKDGNGMGRGQRVPSRDIGSTHSYIASNISGNLGISVESTTSEVRILSLLGQSVRVSKLYRNIPLEVQGAIFLADLIELPFGEFNLILGMDWLVKHHVSLDCATKRVVPMTEEDKEVVMIEERYNYLSNVISVVRKDVRHS from the exons ATGGCCAAGTATGAGGCCAAGTTTCTGCGACTGAGCCActatgcgcgaggtatggtggcCTCTAAGTACAAACGATGTATTCGTTTTGAGGATGGGGTCAGAGATAAGTTGAGAGTCCTGATAACTCCACATAGGGAGCGTAATTTTTCTACACTAGTGGAGAAGGCGAAGATCGCTGAGGAAGTTAAGCACGCTGAGCACCAGAACCGTGACCTCGAGAggggtaagaacaagagggattcggagccctcaaGTTCTACAcaaaggcctaagaaaaaggccagaacTAATGGGCCGATTAGAGCTGGGCCCTTTGTTACTATTACTGGACTGCAGCCATGTACTGATTATGGTAGACGCCATCAGGGCAAGTGTTGGAGAAGAACTGGGGCATGCTTGCGATGTGGGTCATTGAAGCACTGTATTAGGGAGTGTCTGCTGAGGGccaatcagatgcaagctctagGTACTGGTACGGCACAGCCACAGAGGGGAGTGCAGCAGCCACCGAGGGTCCATGGACAGGCCAAAgatggtaatggtatgggtcgtgGGCAGAGAGTACCGAGCAGAG ACATAGGGTCTACTCACTCATACATAGCTAGCAACATATCTGGAAACTTAGGGATTTCAGTTGAGAGCACCACGAGTGAGGTTAGGATACTTAGCCTGTTAGGGCAATCTGTTAGAGTTAGTAAACTGTATAGGAACATTCCTTTAGAGGTACAAGGGGCAATCTTCCTGGCTGATTTGATAGAGCTTCCATTTGGGGAGTTCAATCTGattctggggatggactggttggtcaagcatcATGTTAGCTTGGATTGTGCGACTAAGAGAGTCGTACCAATGACTGAGGAGGATAAGGAGGTAGTCATGATTGAAGAACGCTATAAttacttatctaatgtgatctctgtgGTTCGTAAGGATGTGAGACATTCTTAG